From Cygnus atratus isolate AKBS03 ecotype Queensland, Australia chromosome 1, CAtr_DNAZoo_HiC_assembly, whole genome shotgun sequence, the proteins below share one genomic window:
- the PFKFB3 gene encoding 6-phosphofructo-2-kinase/fructose-2,6-bisphosphatase 3 isoform X2 has protein sequence MPFRKACGPQLANSPTVIVMVGLPARGKTYISKKLTRYLNWIGVPTKVFNVGEYRREAVKHYSSYDFFRPDNEEAMKVRRQCALAALRDVKQYLTEEAGQIAVFDATNTTRERRGMILNFAKENGFKVFFIESVCNDPTVVATNVMEVKLSSPDYRDCNSTDAMEDFMKRINCYQASYQPLDPDDYDRELSLIKVIDVGRRFLVNRVQDHIQSRIVYYLMNIHVQPRTIYLCRHGESEFNLKGKIGGDSGLSNRGKKFALALNKFVEEQNLKDLKVWTSQLKRTIQTAEALQLPYEQWKALNEIDAGVCEEMTYEEIRDQHPEEFALRDQDKYYYRYPSGESYQDLVQRLEPVIMELERQENVLVICHQAVMRCLLAYFLDKSADEMPYLKCPLHTVLKLTPVAYGCRVESISLNIEAVNTHRERPEEAKKGPNPLMRRNSVTPLASPEPTKKPRINSFEEHVAVSSALPGCVPQEVPTQLPGQNMNNSQKPS, from the exons AACAAAAG TTTTCAATGTGGGCGAGTATCGCCGCGAGGCGGTGAAGCATTACAGCTCCTACGACTTCTTCCGCCCCGACAACGAGGAGGCCATGAAAGTCCGGAG GCAGTGTGCCCTGGCTGCCCTGAGGGATGTCAAGCAGTACCTGACAGAGGAGGCTGGCCAGATCGCG gtttTTGATGCCACCAATACCACACGGGAGAGAAGAGGGATGATCCTAAACTTTGCCAAAGAAAATGGGTTCAAG GTGTTCTTCATTGAGTCTGTCTGCAATGATCCCACGGTGGTTGCCACCAATGTTATG gaagTGAAATTGTCCAGCCCTGATTACCGGGACTGTAATTCGACTGATGCCATGGAGGACTTTATGAAGAGAATCAATTGTTACCAGGCCAGCTACCAGCCACTTGACCCTGATGACTATGATCG GGAGCTTTCTCTCATCAAAGTCATCGATGTTGGTCGGCGGTTCCTGGTCAACAGGGTCCAGGATCACATCCAGAGCAGGATCGTTTACTACCTGATGAACATCCATGTCCAGCCCCGCACCATTTACCTGTGTCGGCACGGCGAAAGCGAGTTCAACCTCAAGGGGAAGATTGGAGGTGACTCGGGCCTCTCCAACAGGGGCAAGAAG TTTGCGCTGGCACTGAACAAGTTTGTTGAGGAGCAGAACCTAAAGGACCTCAAAGTCTGGACCAGCCAACTAAAGAGAACAATCCAAACAGCAGAAGCACTCCAGCTGCCCTATGAGCAGTGGAAGGCACTCAACGAAATAGATGCT GGTGTGTGTGAAGAAATGACCTATGAAGAAATCAGGGACCAGCATCCAGAGGAATTTGCTTTACGTGATCAGGATAAATATTACTACCGCTATCCTTCTGGAGAG TCCTACCAAGATCTGGTGCAGCGCCTAGAGCCAGTCATCATGGAGCTGGAGAGACAAGAGAACGTCCTCGTGATCTGTCACCAGGCGGTCATGCGCTGTCTCCTTGCTTACTTCTTGGACAAAAGTGCAG atGAAATGCCCTACCTGAAGTGTCCTCTTCACACAGTATTGAAGCTGACCCCGGTGGCCTATG GCTGCCGGGTGGAATCCATCTCTCTGAACATCGAAGCTGTTAATACCCACAGGGAGCGGCCAGAG GAAGCAAAGAAGGGACCTAACCCGCTCATGAGACGTAATAGCGTTACCCCTCTAGCAAGCCCAGAGCCCACCAAAAAACCTCGCATCAACAGCTTTGAGGAGCATGTGGCTGTTTCTTCCGCCCTGCCAGGCTGTGTTCCTCAGGAAGTGCCCACGCAGCTGCCGGGACAA AACATGAACAACTCGCAGAAGCCATCATGA